A window of Nocardia arthritidis genomic DNA:
CCCTGATCCTGCGCCAGGTAGCGGTCGCGGACCACGGCGAAGATCTGGCGTAGCTGTTCGACTATCAGCGCATGCTCCTGCAGTACGTCGAAGAAGTTGTTGCCCGCGTTGCCCTCCGATATCTCGCGGAAGCGTCTGGCCATGGTGGACGCGGAGGTGAGGGCGGAACCGGAATCGTCACCGAATCCGAAGGACGACATCAGCGACACCGCCCGCAGCTGATCTTGAATCGCTTGAATCACATTCTCGTGGAACTGGATACACGCGTACTCGATCTCGGCGAATTTATCCGGATCCATTTTCAGCGATAGCCTGCCCTCCTGGGCGTCGGTGATCAGGCCGGCTATCGGAACCCGCGTTGGTTGGTCTGCCATATGCGTCGTCGCTCGTTCGAACTCGAAGGTGGTAAGCGCCGCGAGCACCCGCCACCTGGTTTGTGATCGGAGATCCTGGGGTATCAGAAGAGAACTGGTCGGAATTCGCTGCGGCGCAGCGAACTTCATAGAACCCGCCCGTGTCGTTCCGCGAGAAGAAGCGCCCGAGCGCACACCGTTCTGCCCACTCTGCTGAGCATCGATGACCCCTTCAACATCGGAACCGCACGAGATCAGGGGTGCACGAACTCCCCCCGCTATCGATACGGATGCTACCGCCGTGCCCGCCCGGATGTTGCGGAATGGACGCTCGCCGTCGTCCGCGGTGAAACCCACACGGGCTCATCAGGATTCAGTCAGATTTGTCAGCGGGTATATGTGCACACTGCACAACCGTGACGCGACACATAGGGCCGCCGACCCTACCTTCATCGCCAAGGGCTGGCGAACGGATCCGGCGCCGGACCACCGGACGCAGCGGGCGGCCACGGCAGTCGGACCATCGAAACCTGGTCCCTGGATTTGGTACCGTGTGGAAGGCTCGGTGAAAATCAGGAGCGGCTGTAGCCCATTGCATCGTCGTAATCGCGAGGTTGGGTTCGCGTTCGGCGTGAGATCGAAAATACTCGGGGTTGGATGTCTGAAACATTGAAGGTGGAGCCAGATCACTTGGAGACGGCGGCCACGAAGTTGCGAAAACTAGCCGAGGATAACGCGCAGACCAGCGCATACCTGAAGCAGTGGCTCGATCTGCCGGGCTCGGAGGGCGGTTTGGTGCTGCGTGGTGTGATCGGTGTAATTCAGGAAGCATTGACGAAACTACAGTCGAACTATGAACGACTGGGCTCGGTTACCAACGAGTCGTCGAGTGAAATCGCTAAAGCGGCGAAAATGTACCGATCAACCGACCGCAGTTTCGCCGAGGCCCTGGATCGCGCATATGCGAAAGATGGTGGAAGGTGAGCCAGGCGCCGATCGAAAAGCTCACGACACCGCAGCCCAAAGACCCTGTTCCGGACATGGTTGAGCTCGCTACCAATGCCAATGCGGTCTCCCCGGCGTACTGGTTGGACGGCATCATCAAAACCATCACCGGCTGGGACGCACTGAGCACGATCACAGATTATGTCGCGGGGGACTGGGCTGCGATACAAAAGGCGGGAATCGCGATTGAGAATCTTGCCAAATACAACACCGGTTACGCGACGAGTATCGATGCGGCGATCAAAGAGTTCGAAACCTCATGGCGTGGAAACGCCGCCGAGAGTGCCCGTGAGTACTTCAAATCACTCAACGATGGGCTGAACAAGCAGGTCGATCCTCTGGAAGGCGTCGCGGATAAGATCAAGGCATTCGCGCTCTCGTCATATGCTCTGGCACAGACGATATCGGGCTTGGTGCAGACCCTGTTCGATTACGCAGCCATGTGGGCCATCAAGCAAGCAGCGGTCGCCGCATTGAGCGCCACTGTCGCCGGTGCGCCGGCCGCCGCGGCGATGGAGGCGGCAGCAGCCCTGGACGCGGCGCGAATGATCAAGACATGGATCGATATCTGGAGCAAACTCGGACTGATGTGGGCCGGGGCCGAGGGGGTGATCGGCCTGATTTCGGCCGGGATCAACGGCGCCATCGACTCAGCCGACCTGCCTGCTATCAAAGCCGCCGGCTACGACCATCCTGGAGTCTCATGACCACCCCGGAACGTATTCTCGATGTAGCTCGCGGCGATGCCGCCGTGTCGCGTCAACTATCCGATGCCCTGCGACTACTCGCTGCGAAAAGTACCGATCCAGCGCTGAAGGATCAGATCGGTGCGGTTTTGTCGGGCAGGGTCGGGGTTCGTGATTTCGCCCGCACCGACGCGTTCAACCAGACGCTTGATCGAGTCATGCCGGCCGCGCTGGAGAAATATCAGGCCATGTCCGAGGAGCAACGTCAACGGCTGGCCGAACAAGGTGAGCAGGAGTTGGAGCGGTACCGTGCGGAATTGGTCGAGCGGTCGCCGGTTCAGGCTCCCGATGTTCAATCACCGTCACCCGAATCATCCCGTCAGGGAACATTCACCAGTAATCAGGATGATTCGACTGGGCG
This region includes:
- a CDS encoding type VII secretion target; protein product: MSETLKVEPDHLETAATKLRKLAEDNAQTSAYLKQWLDLPGSEGGLVLRGVIGVIQEALTKLQSNYERLGSVTNESSSEIAKAAKMYRSTDRSFAEALDRAYAKDGGR